A stretch of the Alnus glutinosa chromosome 6, dhAlnGlut1.1, whole genome shotgun sequence genome encodes the following:
- the LOC133870413 gene encoding BEL1-like homeodomain protein 11 isoform X2: MVSQDSSANPASSIIHPFTISNSITDQNHFENQHFAAYESALRGRDTFPQSLGVYPSVQSLGERMSRSIDLVRASGVAEEPDISHTRHFMDLLGAANENNHHAQRLSLSLGSHMLVPSVQYRQRSLNSDLISPSYMMSGEEAREVCNPGVEHVSNVYSFTGSAFAAASSSLNRSCPVSYGTESFATVIANSVYLKPAQSLLKEIVNVSGNAVDISNEKYVEKLCRGGRIGALELSSELKAELYSNGLLSAEKHELQVKIAKLISLLDEVDARYEEYYHQMEEVVSSFEMIAGVGAAKSYTALALQAMSRHFCSLRDAIVSQINVTKRKFMQALPRIGTGLSQLSLFDTETQRNRMSLQQLRMIQSQRQAWRPIRGLPETSVAILRSWLFEHFLHPYPNDSEKLTLASQTGLSKNQVSNWFINARVRLWKPMIEEMYKEEFGDSSEDSNPLASNSVSREDVTDHAED; this comes from the exons ATGGTTTCACAAGACTCATCTGCAAATCCAGCTTCGAGTATCATACACCCATTCACCATCTCAAACTCCATCACTGATCAAAACCATTTTGAAAACCAACATTTTGCTGCTTATGAGTCTGCATTAAGAGGCAGAGACACATTCCCTCAGTCTCTTGGTGTGTATCCCAGCGTTCAATCTCTTGGGGAAAGAATGTCTAGATCGATAGACCTTGTTCGAGCTTCTGGAGTAGCTGAGGAACCCGATATCAGCCACACTAGACATTTCATGGATCTGCTTGGAGCAGCAAACGAGAACAATCACCATGCCCAGCGGCTGTCACTTTCTCTGGGGTCTCACATGCTTGTTCCTTCTGTGCAATACAGGCAGAGGTCTTTAAATTCGGATCTTATAAGCCCCAGTTACATGATGTCTGGAGAAGAAGCTCGAGAAGTCTGCAATCCAGGAGTGGAACATGTAAGCAACGTCTACTCTTTCACGGGCAGTGCATTTGCTGCTGCTTCAAGCTCACTAAATCGCTCTTGTCCAGTTTCATATGGAACAGAATCTTTTGCTACCgttattgcaaattcagtataTTTGAAACCAGCTCAGTCCCTTCTGAAAGAAATTGTTAATGTCAGTGGAAATGCAGTTGACATAAGCAATGAAAAATATGTTGAAAAGCTATGTCGTGGAGGTAGAATAGGAGCTCTGGAACTTTCCTCTGAACTCAAAGCAGAATTGTACAGTAATGGACTCTTATCAGCCGAGAAACATGAGCTTCAAGTTAAAATTGCAAAGCTTATTTCCTTGTTGGATGAG GTTGATGCAAGATACGAGGAATACTATCATCAAATGGAAGAAGTGGTCTCATCATTTGAGATGATAGCAGGAGTGGGAGCTGCCAAGTCTTACACTGCACTAGCACTCCAGGCCATGTCTAGGCATTTCTGCAGCTTAAGAGATGCAATAGTTTCTCAAATAAACGTCACAAAGAGAAAATTCATGCAGGCTTTACCGAGAATCGGCACCGGATTATCGCAGCTTAGCTTGTTCGATACCGAGACTCAACGTAATCGAATGTCCCTTCAACAGCTTAGGATGATCCAAAGCCAACGGCAAGCATGGAGACCGATCCGAGGGCTGCCGGAGACTTCTGTGGCAATCCTGCGCTCTTGGCTTTTTGAACACTTTCTCCACCC ATATCCAAATGATTCTGAAAAGCTAACGCTGGCATCACAGACAGGCCTGTCCAAGAACCAA GTTTCAAATTGGTTCATAAATGCTCGGGTTCGGCTGTGGAAGCCGATGATTGAAGAAATGTACAAAGAAGAATTTGGGGACTCTTCAGAAGACTCCAACCCATTAGCTAGCAATTCAGTCTCAAGGGAAGATGTCACAGATCATGCAGAGGATTGA
- the LOC133870413 gene encoding BEL1-like homeodomain protein 11 isoform X1, producing the protein MRTTSLRLFSLHYLLLSEPLMWNYSSANPASSIIHPFTISNSITDQNHFENQHFAAYESALRGRDTFPQSLGVYPSVQSLGERMSRSIDLVRASGVAEEPDISHTRHFMDLLGAANENNHHAQRLSLSLGSHMLVPSVQYRQRSLNSDLISPSYMMSGEEAREVCNPGVEHVSNVYSFTGSAFAAASSSLNRSCPVSYGTESFATVIANSVYLKPAQSLLKEIVNVSGNAVDISNEKYVEKLCRGGRIGALELSSELKAELYSNGLLSAEKHELQVKIAKLISLLDEVDARYEEYYHQMEEVVSSFEMIAGVGAAKSYTALALQAMSRHFCSLRDAIVSQINVTKRKFMQALPRIGTGLSQLSLFDTETQRNRMSLQQLRMIQSQRQAWRPIRGLPETSVAILRSWLFEHFLHPYPNDSEKLTLASQTGLSKNQVSNWFINARVRLWKPMIEEMYKEEFGDSSEDSNPLASNSVSREDVTDHAED; encoded by the exons ATGAGGACCACAAGTTTAAGATTGTTTTCATTGCACTATTTATTGCTTTCAGAGCCATTAATGTGGAATT ACTCATCTGCAAATCCAGCTTCGAGTATCATACACCCATTCACCATCTCAAACTCCATCACTGATCAAAACCATTTTGAAAACCAACATTTTGCTGCTTATGAGTCTGCATTAAGAGGCAGAGACACATTCCCTCAGTCTCTTGGTGTGTATCCCAGCGTTCAATCTCTTGGGGAAAGAATGTCTAGATCGATAGACCTTGTTCGAGCTTCTGGAGTAGCTGAGGAACCCGATATCAGCCACACTAGACATTTCATGGATCTGCTTGGAGCAGCAAACGAGAACAATCACCATGCCCAGCGGCTGTCACTTTCTCTGGGGTCTCACATGCTTGTTCCTTCTGTGCAATACAGGCAGAGGTCTTTAAATTCGGATCTTATAAGCCCCAGTTACATGATGTCTGGAGAAGAAGCTCGAGAAGTCTGCAATCCAGGAGTGGAACATGTAAGCAACGTCTACTCTTTCACGGGCAGTGCATTTGCTGCTGCTTCAAGCTCACTAAATCGCTCTTGTCCAGTTTCATATGGAACAGAATCTTTTGCTACCgttattgcaaattcagtataTTTGAAACCAGCTCAGTCCCTTCTGAAAGAAATTGTTAATGTCAGTGGAAATGCAGTTGACATAAGCAATGAAAAATATGTTGAAAAGCTATGTCGTGGAGGTAGAATAGGAGCTCTGGAACTTTCCTCTGAACTCAAAGCAGAATTGTACAGTAATGGACTCTTATCAGCCGAGAAACATGAGCTTCAAGTTAAAATTGCAAAGCTTATTTCCTTGTTGGATGAG GTTGATGCAAGATACGAGGAATACTATCATCAAATGGAAGAAGTGGTCTCATCATTTGAGATGATAGCAGGAGTGGGAGCTGCCAAGTCTTACACTGCACTAGCACTCCAGGCCATGTCTAGGCATTTCTGCAGCTTAAGAGATGCAATAGTTTCTCAAATAAACGTCACAAAGAGAAAATTCATGCAGGCTTTACCGAGAATCGGCACCGGATTATCGCAGCTTAGCTTGTTCGATACCGAGACTCAACGTAATCGAATGTCCCTTCAACAGCTTAGGATGATCCAAAGCCAACGGCAAGCATGGAGACCGATCCGAGGGCTGCCGGAGACTTCTGTGGCAATCCTGCGCTCTTGGCTTTTTGAACACTTTCTCCACCC ATATCCAAATGATTCTGAAAAGCTAACGCTGGCATCACAGACAGGCCTGTCCAAGAACCAA GTTTCAAATTGGTTCATAAATGCTCGGGTTCGGCTGTGGAAGCCGATGATTGAAGAAATGTACAAAGAAGAATTTGGGGACTCTTCAGAAGACTCCAACCCATTAGCTAGCAATTCAGTCTCAAGGGAAGATGTCACAGATCATGCAGAGGATTGA